The sequence below is a genomic window from Bactrocera neohumeralis isolate Rockhampton chromosome 4, APGP_CSIRO_Bneo_wtdbg2-racon-allhic-juicebox.fasta_v2, whole genome shotgun sequence.
ACAAATTTTcggctaattaaaaaaaaatttaagtaaaaataatcgttaagaaaaaattttaatttaaaaaaattaaaaaataaaaaaaattaaaaaataaaaaaaattaaaaaataaaaaaaaaaaaaaaaaaaaaaaaaaaaaaaaaaaaaaaaaaaaaaaaattaaaaaaaatttaaaaaaaattaaaaaaaaaatgaaaaattaaaaaaaaacaatttaaaaaaattttaaaattaaagaaaaataaattaaatgaaaaaataggaaaatcttaaaaaaaatactccaATTTGCTCTAAAGCATTTTTGAACACAGCTTAGTTAGATTTTTACAAACTGCACaaagtgcttcaaaaaaaaattgtaattaaaattacaaaaaattaagcaaattaaaaataattaattaaaaaaattaattaaaaaactgaattaaaaaaaaacaatatttaagcaaaaaagatcaaataaaaacaatattttttttctttgaaaccaTTTTAGTATGCAGTGAATTAACAGAAAGGAGCAGAGTAAACTTTCAAGCTTAGTTAAAGATTTTACAAACTTTATACTTCAAAACAAGTCCCGTTTTAagatgtatttataaaaaatatttttttatttatttttttaaatataaaaaaaagcaaaataaaaaaatgtatataaagaaattaaaaaaatataattaattaaaaaaaattaaaaaaaaataaattgaagaaaatcaaaaattaaattgtaaaaaacaaaaaaaaaacatttttaaaataaaaagaacaaattttgaaaaagaagaaaaaaatttaaaaaaattagaaaaaaaaaaaaattaaaaaaatatatgtatgtttataaaaactaaattgaagaaaattaaacaaaaaattaaaaaaaaactgaaaaattttaaaaattaaaaaaaaaacaaaagataaaataaaaaaaaaatattttaatattgacaaatataaattttcgtcTGATTGCTACTgctcaaaactttttttttcaaaatattatacaaatggATGTTTTAgtcaatacaaatacaaaatatacaccGCGTAGCAAAGTACGTTTTATGCTTCATATAATACAACTTCATTGTAAACAAAATTCGTGctataaaatgcaaattttattactttttaactttcattttactttaatttttttttttactaagacagttactaaaaaaattgtatattaaagcaagaaaaaaaatatatttttcaaatatcctGCTGTTTCTGTGCTCCAACATGTCTACAGTAGTttacaacaatttattttatttataataacacattatttgaacaaaaaccaaaaaaaaaaataaagaaatcataaaaataatatttaaaagcattttatttgcatgtttgtttatatatgtaaagtCAATAAACGTAAGTGTAAGCGCTAATAATTAattgtataatagttaaattattgaaaaaaaaaaatttaatattttttacaactgcTATATAAACTGCAAACAACTTGTTGCAATACAGTTAAAcagatttttgtttcatttgcatttatttatttgttttaattgttttttattttcattgttttttatttttattgttttttattttcattgtttttattttaattaattttattttaatattttttattttctttattttttatttttatgtttttattttaattattttttattttcattgtttttatttttaataatgttttattttaattattttttatattaattatattttatttttattgttttttattttcatttgttttattttaattattttttattttaatattttattattttagttgtttttcAATTTAGCCTGTCTATGTGTtggtatatatgtgtgtgtgcatattgtttattgttgtgTGTTTTAGTTTAACTACAAAAAGAGACTGCCTTGTGAACAGACCTATATTATATGTTCATGCTTTTTAAATGTCCGCTTAGATGTAAAGACGCCGCTAcacctaaatgtatgctacgctataatttaataataaaatttatattttctttttgttatatattatttattaattacataCTAAGCGCTTAGTAATTTTGCTCCGTTTTTACAATAAttgtgtttatatgtttttcatATATACCCTCTACGCCACGCACTGCAATTTGCTTACACAATTTTGctgcaaaacaacaaacaagtaAGAAACACGTTGTCtgccatcaacaacaacactttcccattatttaaatatatatataaatacaaaatgacGACAGTACAGTAGcattgataataatttacaagtATGCTTCGTTACTTTAATGCAAcaatttgcatgtgtgtgtgtgtgttttatactattttttataatattttcattgtgtTTTGCTACCACCGCTTGGTGCATGCCGCAACGCTTGCGCGCGCGCGCTCACTTAATCACTAAATAACTgcagtttttgttgtagcttgtaccgtaaatcaacaaaatttaaagtacacgcctccatatacatacatacaacggTACGCGCCATCACATTGCCATGCCGACCAAGTTCACTTTAAATCGCCTTGATTGCATgtctagctgccatacaaaaatCCCAACTGCAACGCACGCATTGCCTTGCGTAACACCTGTGCTGGGCAGCGCCCGTACCCCACCGCTTAACAACGAACGAAAGCTTAATATATTAGACCAAAATAAAAATGGGCGCTACGCAGTCGGCGTATCACAAGCAATTAGCGTTGTTGCCACACTAGCTGCGCTGCTACACAGCTCATTCGAGCCCTTGAACGCCGCCAACAACGACATCACCACCATCCAAGACATCCTCGATGCTGTCATCCAAGTGCACGTCGTTGTCGTGCAACAAACGGCCAtcaacaccaccaccaccactacaTTCACCACTGCCACCGAGTAGCAGTGCTTTGCCGCCGTATTGTGATCCACGCTTCCCATCATATGCTCCTGCTTTAGCTGTATGCCCATCATGTGATGGTCTCCCGACAGTTGCATGCCAATTCCATTGCCGGGACCCATTATATATTCCGGTTTGTGTGGCATGCAGCAGACCACCGTTCATGCCGATAGCGCTCGTTGAGACCGATGTGGAATTGGGCGAATTATTCGCAAAACCACCGGCGACCATGTCAGTGGGTGAACCGGAGGCGGACGTACTTGCGGCGGCTGATGTGGATGTGGTGGCGACTACGGCTGCGGTGACCTCCAGACTTTCGCGTTCGGCTTGCGTTGCCTGTATGTGTGATTGCACGGATGGTGGCACCGCATGTACATCCCAGATTTCTTCGAGGAATTTCGGCAGTTTACGATTCTTCAATTTCAATGAGAAACACATTTCGGCATTCTGATTGCCCAGCGTGCGCAGTTCCGTTAATATGGAGAGTAATTTGGCGAAGAAGACCAGACTCTTGGTATCGCCGCAATGCCGATTAATTATATATACGCGCAGCGTATTGATGTAGTAACTTTGTATCGCTTCGACTAGTTCGGCCTTTTCGAGTCCCGGCCGATCGGAGAAGATCAAAATGGCAGTGAGGAGAGCGTATTCGACGTTGTCGACCTTCATCGAGTACATCTGCCGACAAAAATGCAATAGATCCTCAATATTATCGGCCACACCGGCCATTTTGTACGCATCACGCGTATATGAACGATTGTTGGCGAAGAATATGGAATCCGAACTGTGATCGTAACGTCGGGCCATACGCAACATCATTACTTCCGATGAGCAGGCCTGTAATTTTTCGTTACAAAAAAGAGGttagtttcgaaaatttttgaaactgtaatatacaataaatatatgaatcGTGCTCACCTTCAGCAACGTGATTTGATCTTCTTGTGGAATTTTCGTAAATGCCGGTAAACCTTTTGCAAACTCCACAATAAGTTGTACTGTCAAAATGGTAATTTCGGTTATATGCCGAAAGCTGACATCATTTGGGCTTTCGTTTTCATCGGGGGTGCTCTGTGTtgcaagatataaaaaataccGTTAATTACTTAAGGAAACATAACAGCGTATAAAAAATAGGTAGTTAATTTCACAAGCTGATGCTTATTTGTCATTAAGGCGAGTTTGAGGTTAGGTACCCTGCACGCTCTTTCGCTATCGACAACCATTGCTcttatttttgctttcgcaTCTACTGTGCTTTGATCTCTACTCTTATTGACTTACCATAATACTCTTCAGATCTTCCTCCGATGGCTGTTCATAGCCATCCTGATACCAGATCAGTTTGTATATGACCGCCAACTGGTTACGCGTGAGCGGCGGAATGTTACTCGCCCTGCACTTGGCCACAATATCATCAGGTAGCAACTGTAAATGAAACACACAAAGTAAACCATTATTGTttatctttctttctttcttactGCAAGTCGCGACTTACCGGACATGTTGGATGCGACGGCGGTTCACAGTTCATCAGTTCGAGTATTTCATTCTTAATGGATTCGCTTTTGCATATGATCGGCGAATTACCAGTAGTTTGTTTCTCTTTCTCCTTTTGCGCCTTCTTCTCACGCCGCTTCATAGCGCATTGATTCTCCGGCACCACGCATTCCGGTCGCATACCCACCGCCAGACATTTCTTCATGCGACATTCTTGACATTTTCGCCGCATATACATGTCCATTTCACAGGAGCGCCCGAATTTACAACAATAAACGGCATTCTTCGTGACGCTGCGCCGAAAGAAACCCTTACAACCTTCGCAGGTGAGCGCATTGTAATGGTAGCCGGATGCCCGATCGCCGCACACCAAGCACAGCTCCTCCTGTAGGCGCGGCGCCGGACCTTTTTTGATCTTTTTGACATCACAACTTTCATTTGCCGAATAGCCGTTGAGACTGCTCGACGGTGAGAGATCATCGCGGCCTAGAAAGTGAAGAAGACATAGAGATTATTAAGTAAAGAAGCGTGAAAGCGctataatgagtgacttaatAGGTTGGTTCAAGGTTTGAGCGCATACATTTTGGGTAGCAATTTACGGGCGGCATTTATAGCGATATAGAAAATATCATCTGCTGATGTCACATCATCACTAAACAtcatttgatattttcaaaactaagaatgtagaatttttatattaaataaataggtGTTAAGTTCACAGCATTATGCGTGCTATCAATAAAAGATCACATGATGTAATCACATCATCactaaagttttaaaaagtaaagtaaattgAATCTTTTAAAACTGagattttacaatttaatttgaaataaaaattagttaaaatcgcGCCATTTTACAAGCAACATACAATAGAACATCATATGATG
It includes:
- the LOC126756674 gene encoding ecdysone receptor, whose product is MYRLNVQQQQQQQSQQQSTSSASTSHAKTATQTSTSSAATTATTIIPSHILLQQQLAAAAAAAAAGVNQPPATIAATHLLSVAAIASGEVSNALDLNGLHQQQQQQQQRTLIHQPRQTHVTHHQQRLHANNNNHNATSITLGEKPTIITNVLAASVEEKIKIISTAIKTEPLHDVIALTKHNSASATAVAAPTPASLTAVNSSSSHSNFSNTSINRNSNNNTLSNSNNSNNNHGNTGHNNNNAVTNSNNIIALTVSTLPSTASSSSGTSISVAANKSSATVSNATTIAVSPLNNVNTINLVVGGGGGTAAAGGVSGAASTSSGVAGGGTLVITTGGNHSATASSSSAAAAGGNASGTANGHLVFVPKRARLECPPSNEEWISTSSPGSVPSSAPPLSPSPGSQNHSYSANMSNGYASPMSAGSYDPYSPNGKPGRDDLSPSSSLNGYSANESCDVKKIKKGPAPRLQEELCLVCGDRASGYHYNALTCEGCKGFFRRSVTKNAVYCCKFGRSCEMDMYMRRKCQECRMKKCLAVGMRPECVVPENQCAMKRREKKAQKEKEKQTTGNSPIICKSESIKNEILELMNCEPPSHPTCPLLPDDIVAKCRASNIPPLTRNQLAVIYKLIWYQDGYEQPSEEDLKSIMSTPDENESPNDVSFRHITEITILTVQLIVEFAKGLPAFTKIPQEDQITLLKACSSEVMMLRMARRYDHSSDSIFFANNRSYTRDAYKMAGVADNIEDLLHFCRQMYSMKVDNVEYALLTAILIFSDRPGLEKAELVEAIQSYYINTLRVYIINRHCGDTKSLVFFAKLLSILTELRTLGNQNAEMCFSLKLKNRKLPKFLEEIWDVHAVPPSVQSHIQATQAERESLEVTAAVVATTSTSAAASTSASGSPTDMVAGGFANNSPNSTSVSTSAIGMNGGLLHATQTGIYNGSRQWNWHATVGRPSHDGHTAKAGAYDGKRGSQYGGKALLLGGSGECSGGGGVDGRLLHDNDVHLDDSIEDVLDGGDVVVGGVQGLE